The following coding sequences are from one Eptesicus fuscus isolate TK198812 chromosome 7, DD_ASM_mEF_20220401, whole genome shotgun sequence window:
- the AAAS gene encoding aladin: MCSLGLFPPPPPRGQVTLYEHNNELVTGNSYENPPPDFRGQWINFPVLNLSKDPLKNPGRLDHGTRTVFIHHREQVWKRCINIWRDMGLFGVLNEIANSEEEVFEWVKTASSWALALCRWASSLHGSLFPHLSLRSEDLIAEFAQVTNWSSCCLRVFAWHPHTNKFAVALLDDSIRVYNVNSTIVPSLKHRLQRNVAALAWKPLSASVLAVACQSCILIWTLDPTSLSTRPSSGCAQVLSHPGHTPVTSLAWAPSGGRLLSASPVDAAILVWDVSTETCVPLPWFRGGGVTNLLWSPDGSKVLASTPSAVFRVWEAQMWTCERWPTLSGRCQTGCWSPNGNRLLFTVLGEPLIYSLSFPERCGEGKGRVGGAKSATIVADLSETTVQTPHGEERLGGEAHSMVWDPSGERLAVLMKGNPRVQDGKPVILLFRTRNSPVFELLPCGIIQGEPGAQAQSITFHPSFNKGALLSVCWSTGRIAHIPMYFVNAQFPHFSPALGRTQEPPAGGGASIHDLPLFTETSPTSAPWDPLPGPPPAQSHSPHSHF; the protein is encoded by the exons TGGATCAATTTTCCTGTCCTAAACCTGTCCAAGGACCCCCTGAAGAACCCTGGGAGGCTGGACCATGGCACAAGAACTGTTTTCATCCATCATCGGGAGCAAGTGTGGAAGAGATGCATCAATATTTG GCGTGATATGGGCCTGTTTGGGGTGCTGAATGAAATTGCTAACTCGGAGGAGGAGG TGTTTGAGTGGGTGAAGACTGCGTCCAGTTGGGCCCTGGCACTCTGTCGATGGGCCTCCTCCCTCCATGGGTCCCTGTTCCCACACCTGTCT CTCAGGAGTGAAGATCTGATTGCTGAATTTGCCCAAGTCACAAATTG GTCCAGCTGCTGCTTGCGGGTCTTTGCATGGCACCCCCACACCAACAAGTTTGCGGTGGCCCTGCTAGATGATTCGATCCGAGTGTATAATGTTAACAG CACTATAGTCCCCTCTCTGAAGCACCGGCTGCAGCGAAATGTGGCAGCTCTGGCCTGGAAGCCCCTCAGTGCCTCTGTCTTGGCTGTGGCCTGCCAGAGCTGCATTCTCATCTGGACCCTGGACCCCACCTCCTTGTCTACCAG ACCCTCTTCTGGCTGTGCCCAAGTGCTCTCGCACCCTGGGCACACACCTGTCACCAGCTTGGCCTgggcccccagtggggggcggctCCTCTCAGCTTCACCTGTGGATGCTGCTATCTTG GTATGGGATGTCTCAACAGAGACCTGTGTTCCCCTTCCCTGGTTTCGGGGAGGTGGCGTTACCAACCTGCTCTGGTCCCCAGATGGCAGCAAAGTCCTGGCTTCCACTCCTTCAGCTGTCTTTCG AGTCTGGGAGGCCCAGATGTGGACTTGTGAGAGGTGGCCCACTCTATCAGGGCGATGTCAA ACAGGCTGCTGGAGCCCAAATGGAAATCGGCTGCTGTTCACTGTATTGGGGGAACCACTGATTTACTCCTTATCATTCCCAGAACGTTGTG GTGAGGGAAAGGGGCGTGTTGGAGGTGCAAAATCAGCAACGATTGTGGCAGATCTGTCTGAGACAACAGTACAGACACCACATGGAGAGGAAAG ACTTGGGGGAGAGGCTCACTCCATGGTCTGGGACCCCAGTGGGGAGCGTCTGGCTGTGCTCATGAAAG GAAATCCCCGGGTCCAGGATGGTAAACCAGTCATCCTTCTTTTTCGCACTCGCAACAGTCCTGTGTTTGAGCTACTTCCTTG TGGCATTATCCAgggagagccaggagcccaggcccagagCATCACTTTCCATCCTTCCTTCAACAAAGGGGCTTTGCTCAGTGTG TGCTGGTCCACAGGCCGAATTGCCCACATCCCTATGTACTTTGTCAATGCCCAGTTTCCACATTTTAGCCCAGCGCTTGGCCGAACCCAAGAGcccccagctgggggtggggcttctATTCATGATCTGCCCCTCTTCACTGAGACATCCCCAACCTCTGCTCCTTGGGACCCTCTCCCAGGGCCACCACCTGCTCAGTCCCACTCCCCTCACTCCCActtctaa
- the MYG1 gene encoding MYG1 exonuclease, translating into MGCRFPRGLLPLLLPPPLRVRHRMHSLECVQPSKRPRCSLMAPPRIGTHNGTFHCDEALACALLRLLPEYQDAEIVRTRDPEKLASCDVVVDVGGEYDPQRHRYDHHQRSFSGTMSSLCPGKPWQTKLSSAGLIYLHFGHKLLAQLLGTIEEDSVVGTLYDKMYENFVEEVDAVDNGISQWEGEPRYALTTTLSARVARLNPTWNQANQDTEAGFRRAMDLVREEFLQRLDFYQHSWMPARTLVEEALTQRLQVDPSGEIIELAQGGCPWKEHLYHLESGLSPPVTIAFVIYTDQAGQWRVQCVPKELHSFQSRLPLPESWRGLRDEALDQVSGIPGCIFVHASGFIGGHRTREGALSMARATLAQRPALTSPSHPLIQ; encoded by the exons ATGGGATGCCGCTTCCCGCGGGGACTCCTACCTTTGTTGTTGCCGCCGCCCCTCCGTGTCCGGCACCGCATGCACAGCCTGGAGTGCGTCCAGCCCTCCAAACGACCCCGCTGCAGCCTCATGGCACCGCCCCGAATAGGAACGCACAACGGCACCTTCCACTGCGATGAAGCCCTGGCATGCGCATTGCTGCGCCTCCTACCGGAGTACCAG GATGCAGAGATTGTGCGGACCCGGGACCCCGAAAAACTGGCTTCTTGCGACGTCGTGGTAGATGTGGGTGGCGAGTACGACCCTCAGAGACACCGATATGACCATCACCAGAG GTCTTTCTCAGGGACCATGAGCTCCCTGTGTCCTGGGAAGCCATGGCAGACCAAGCTGAGCAGTGCGGGACTCATCTATCTGCACTTCGGGCACAAGCTGCTGGCCCAGTTGCTGGGCACTATCGAAGAGGACAGCGTGGTGGGCACCCTCTATGACAAG ATGTATGAGAACTTCGTGGAGGAGGTGGATGCAGTGGACAATGGGATCTCCCAGTGGGAGGGAGAGCCGCGATATGCGCTGACCACTACACTGAGTGCCCGGGTTGCCCGGCTTAATCCCACCTGGAACCAGGCCAACCAAGACACCGAG GCGGGGTTCCGGCGTGCAATGGATCTGGTTCGGGAGGAGTTTCTGCAGAGACTAGACTTCTACCAGCACAGCTGGATGCCAGCCCGGACCCTGGTGGAAGAGGCCCTGACCCAGCGATTACAG GTGGACCCAAGCGGGGAGATAATAGAGCTGGCACAAGGTGGATGCCCCTGGAAAGAGCACCTTTACCACCTGGAATCTGGGCTGTCACCCCCAGTCACCATCGCCTTTGTTATCTACACTGACCAGGCTGGACAGTGGCGGGTGCAGTGTGTGCCCAAGGAGCTCCATTCATTCCAGAGCAG GCTGCCCCTGCCAGAGTCATGGCGGGGTCTTCGGGATGAGGCTCTGGACCAGGTCAGTGGAATTCCTGGCTGCATCTTTGTCCATGCCAGCGGCTTCATTGGTGGGCACCGCACCCGAGAGGGTGCCTTGAGCATGGCCCGTGCCACCTTGGCCCAGCGCCCAGCACTTACATCTCCTTCACATCCCCTCATCCAATAA
- the PFDN5 gene encoding prefoldin subunit 5 gives MAQSVNITELNLPQLEMLKNQLDQEVEFLSTSIAQLKVVQTKYVEAKDCLNVLNKSNEGKELLVPLTSSMYVPGKLHDVEHVLIDVGTGYYVEKTAEDAKDFFKRKIDFLTKQMEKIQPALQEKHVMKQAVMEMMSQKIQQLTALGATQAAKA, from the exons ATGGCGCAGTCGGTGAACATCACCGAGCTGAATCTTCCGCAGCTGGAAATGCTCAAGAACCAGCTGGACCAG GAAGTGGAGTTCTTGTCCACGTCCATTGCCCAGCTCAAGGTGGTGCAGACCAAGTACGTGGAAGCCAAGGACTGTCTGAACGTGCTGAACAAGAGCAATGAGG GGAAAGAATTACTTGTCCCACTGACGAGTTCT ATGTATGTCCCTGGGAAACTACATGATGTAGAACATGTGCTCATCGATGTGGGAACTGGCTACTATGTAGAGAAG ACAGCTGAAGATGCCAAGGACTTCTTCAAGAGGAAAATAGACTTTCTCACCAAGCAAATGGAGAAAATCCAACCAGCCCTTCAAGAGAAGCATGTCATGAAACAGG ctgTCATGGAGATGATGAGCCAGAAGATTCAGCAGCTCACAGCCCTGGGGGCAACTCAGGCTGCCAAGGCCTGA